One Cumulibacter manganitolerans genomic window, GTCCAGCCGCTGGGTGTACAGCGGGACGATCACGGCCACGAACAGCAGCCACGACCAGGTGACGTAGATCGGCGCGCCGAGGAAGCGCGCGACGCGCAGGGCATGGGGTGGCACGACGGCCATGCTAGTTCCCCGGCGAGAAGTGTCGGTCCGCTCGCCTACCCTGTGCACGTGCCTCAGATACCAGCCGAAGCCCCCGAGCGCGCCGTCACCGGCTCGTTGTCGCCGTCGCGCGCGGCCGACTTCAAGACCTGCCCCCTGCTCTACCGCTTCCGCAGCGTCGACCGGCTCCCGGAGGCGCCGTCCTCCGCTGCGGTCCGCGGCACCGTCGTGCACGCGGTGCTGGAGCGGATGTTCGACCTGCCGCGGGCGCAGCGCACGCCGTCGACCGCCCGCGACATGGTCGAGCCGGCCTGGGAGCAGATCGCCGAGGCCGAGCCCGAGCTGCGCGCGTTGTTCGACGCCGACCACGACGGCACCGCCCAGGCCACCTGGCTGGCGTCGGCCCGCGATCTGGTGAGCACCTACTTCGAGCTGGAGGATCCGCGCGGCTTCGACCCCACCGGTCGTGAGCTGCTGGTGGAGACCGTCCTCGACGACGGGCTGCTGCTGCGCGGCTACGTCGACCGGCTCGACACCGCGCCCGACGGCCAGGTCCGGGTGGTCGACTACAAGACCGGCGCGTCGCCGCGGGAGGCCTTCGAGGGCAAGGCGCTGTTCCAGATGAAGTTCTATGCGCTGGTCCTGTGGCGCACCACCGGCACGATCCCCGCGCAGCTGAAGCTCATGTACCTCTCCGACCGTGACGAGCTGCGCTACTGCCCCGACCAGCACGAGCTCGAGCGGCTCGAGCGGCAGCTCGCGGCGCTCTGGGCGGCGATCGAGAAGTCGCTGGCCGCGCGCGAGTTCCGGCCGAACCCGAGCAAGCTGTGCAACTGGTGCGACCACAAGGCGCTGTGCCCGGCGTACGGCGGCACGCCGCCGCCGTTTCCCGACGAGCACGCGCTGAGCTTCACCATCAACCGGCGCACCGAGAACCCCACCGCCGACTGAGCCGCCTCGCCGTCGTCCCGCCGGATAATTGAGCGATCGCTACATATGTGCGATAGTGCGCACACGTCAGCAGCACCGGTGGCCGGGCCACCGCACTCTCATCCAGGGGGAAACATGGCCGAGTTCGACCTCGTGGTCCGCGGCGGCACCGTCGTCGACGGATCGGGCGCGGAGGGCTTCAGCGGCGACGTCGCGGTCTCCGGCGGACGGATCGTGGAGACCGGCACGGTCTCCGGCCGGGGCAGGCGGGAGATCGACGTCGACGGGGCGGTCGTCGCGCCCGGGTTCGTCGACATCCACACCCACTTCGACGGCCAGGCGACCTGGGACAGCTATCTGCAGCCGACCTCGTGGCACGGCGTCACGACCGCCGTGATGGGCAACTGCGGGGTCGGCTTCGCGCCGGCCGTGCCGGCCGACCACCAGCGGCTGATCAGGCTGATGGAGGGCGTCGAGGACATTCCGGGCGTGGCGCTCACCGAGGGGCTGGCGTGGGACTGGGAGAGCTTCCCCGAGTTCCTCGACGCGCTGGAGCGCAACCCGCACGACGTCGACTTCGCGACCCAGGTGCCGCACGCGGCGCTGCGGGTGCGCGCGATGGGCAGCCGCGCGGCCTCGCACGAGATCGCCACCGGTGAAGAGGTCGCGATGATGGCGAAGCTCGCCGCCGAGGCCATCGAGGCGGGCGCGCTGGGCTTCTCCACCTCGCGCACGCTGAACCACAAGAGCAGCGACGGCGAGCTCACCCCGTCGTACCGCGCCGGCGTCGACGAGCTCGTGGCGATCGCCCGGGCCATCGGTGAGACCGGCACCGGCGTGCTGCAGCTCGTCTCGGACCTGCCGGTGAAGGACCAGTCCGAGTTCGAGCTCGTCACCAGGATGCTGGAGGCCTCGCGGCGTCCGATGTCGATCTCGCTGGCTCAGGGCGGCCCGAATCCCGACCGCTACAAGTCGATCCTGGCGTTCATCACCGAGATGAACGAGCGGGGGCACACCTTGCGCGGCCAGGCGGGCGCCCGGGCGATCGGCATCATCCTCGGGCTGGAGTGCACGCTGCACCCGTTCATGATGAACCCCGTCTTCAAGGAGATCGCGCACCTGCCCATCGCGGAGCAGGCCGCCCGGATGTCGGATCCGGCGATGAAGTCCCGGATGCTCGCGGCCCAGACCGCCGAGAAGGACCCGAACATCATCGGCGGGGAGCTGATCGACTTCTACAGCCACATGGTGTACCTGGCCGACCCGCCGGACTACGAGCCGGACCTGCGGACCCAGTCCCTGGCCAACCGGGCCTTCGCCGAGAACCGGACGCCCGAGGACATCGCCTACGACATCATGGTCGAGGACGAGGGGCGTGGAAAGCTCTACGCTCCCCTGCTCAACTACGGCCACGGCAACCTCGACGCGGTCCGCGAGATGCTGGCGCACCCGCACACCGTCCCCGGGCTGTCGGACGGCGGCGCGCACGTCGGAACCATCTGCGACGGCAGCTTCCCCACCACGCTGCTGCAGTACTGGGTCCGCGACCGCCCGCACGGCCGCCTCAGCCTGCCGTTCGTGATCGCCCGTCAGGCGCGCGCCACCGCCGAGGCGGTCGGCCTGCTGGATCGGGGCCTGCTGCGGCCGGGCTACAAGGCCGACCTCAACGTCATCGACATGGACGCTCTGCACCTGCACCGGCCCACCGTGCGCTTCGACCTGCCCGCGGGCGGCCGCCGCCTGCTGCAGCGCGCCGATGGCTATCGGCACACGTTCGTCAGCGGCGTGGAGGTCTACCACGACGGCGAGGCGACCGGCGAGCTCCCGGGCAAGCTGGTCCGCGGGGCCCAGTCCGTCTGAGCCGCGTCACTGCGGGACGTCGAGCTCGCTGTCCCCGAGCTGCTCGCGCACCCGCCGCAGGTCCGGCTCGGACGGCATCTCGTCCGTGACCCGCACGATGGCGGCGCCGATGTCGGTGCGATCGGCGGGGATCGTGCCGTCGGCGACGAGCAGCTCCACGACGTCACGCACGTCGTCGTCGCTGAGCCGGCGCCGCAGCAGCGCGATCAGCGGAATGTAGTCCTGCTGCGGGACACCGGCCGGGTAGCCCTTCTTGAGCCAGGCCGTGACGCGGGTGAGCAGGCCGTCCTTGGCGTCCGCGTCGGCGTCGGGCTGCTCGGCCTGGCGGTGCATCGCCGCGCTGCCGGCCAGCGGCCAGCCGCCCGCAGCGAGCCGCGCGGACACCCGCGCGATGTCGTCGGCGCTCGCGTTCTGGAAGGTGCGCTCGGAGATCACCCGCTCGATGTCCTCGCGGCCGATCGCCGCCTTGCCCTGCTCGGCGTAACGGCCCAGGGCGTCGACGATCTGGTCGAGCTCGGTGGTCGTCAGCTGCCGGTGCAGGATGCCCAGCAGGGCGACGTAGTCGCCGCGCGGTACCCCGTTCGGGTAGCCGGCGCGCAGCCAGCCGAGGATCCGGGTCAGGAGGTTGTCGGCCATCTAGTGCCCCTTGTCCTGCACGACCGGGAGCACGCCGTGGAAGACGACCTCCTTGCCGAAGCCCGAGGCCACGATCATGGCGATGCCGAGCGCCACCGCCCCGAGGACGACCAGGAAGCAGGCGATCCCGATCAGCCGCCCGATCGGGTGCGGACGCTGCTCGCCGGTCTCGGCCGCTCCGCCGGCTCCGTAGGCCATCGCGCGTACGCCGAGGGCGAAGATCAGCGGGAGACCCGCGCCGAACAGCAGGCCGGCCAGCAGCACCTTCCAGGCGCCTTCGAGGGCGAAGCCGAGATTGCTCACGATGCGACCTTCCGGGTGTTGGCGCCGAGGGCGGCGCCGTCCGGCGGGACGGTCGCGCTCCCCCACGCGTCGTTGACGTTGCCCGCGTCGACCGGGGCCTTGCGGGAATGCCGGTACAGGTATGCCGACAGGGCGGCGAGCAGTCCGAAGACGACGAGCGGGCCCGCCAGCCCGCCGATCAGGTGGCCGATCCACCACATCAGCGCCCCGACGACGGCCGCGGCCGGCAGGGTGATCAGCCAGGCGGCCACCATCCGCCCGGCGACGCCCCATCGCACCTCGGCACCCTTCCTGCCGATGCCGGTGCCGAGGATCGATCCCGTCGCGACATGCGTCGTCGACAGCGCGAAGCCGAGGTGGCTCGAGGCGAGGATCGTGGCCGCCGAGGCGCTCTCCGCGGCCATCCCCTGGGGCGCGGAGATCTCGACGAGCCCCTTGCCGAGCGTGCGGATGATCCGCCAGCCGCCGAGATAGGTGCCCAGTGCGATGGCGAGGGCGCACGCGATCTTGACCCACAGCGGCACGCTGCCGGTGTCCGACCACTCGTGGGTGGCCAGCAGCGCGAGCGTGATGACGCCCATCGTCTTCTGCGCGTCGTTGGTGCCGTGCGCCAGCGAGACGAGCGAGGCGGAGCCGATCTGTCCCCAGCGGAAGCCCCGCTCGCGGTACCGCTCGGAGACTCCCTCGGTCACCCGGTGGATCAGCCAGGTCGCGACCGCGGAGATGGCGACGGCGATCAGCGGGGACAGGAACGCCGGCAGGATGACCTTGCCGACGACTCCGTCGAGCTTGGTGCCATCGCCTGACCAGTTCACGCCGCCCAGCCCGAGACCGGCGATGGCGGCTCCGATCAGCCCGCCGAACAGCGCGTGCGAGGAGCTGGACGGCAGCCCGAGCAGCCAGGTCAGCAGGTTCCACACGATGCCGCCGCACAGGCCGGCCAGGACGATCAGCAGCAGCGCGTGCCCGCCGTCCGCGAGGAACTCGCTCCGGGGCGCGCCGTCCTTGCCCTGGATCTTGATCACCGCGTTGGTGACCGTCAGCGCGACCTCGACCGATAGGAACGCGCCGACCAGGTTGAGCACCGCCGACAGAGCGACGGCCACCTTCGGCGCCAGCGCGCCGGTGGCGATCGACGTCGCCATCGCGTTGCCGGTGTCGTGGAAGCCGTTGGTGAAGTCGAATCCGAGAGCGGTGATGACCACCAGCGCCAGAATGATCAGTTCCGTCGTCACGCTCAACAGTCTGGGCGCCGCGCACGGGTGCCGGAAGGGTTTCGGGCCGGCTTATCGCGACGTGTTGGTCACGTTCGCCATGGGCGGCGCGCCGGGGATCGTGCCGGCGAGCGGCCCGACGCTGCGCACCGTGCAGCCGGCCGCGAGCGCCGAGGCGATGCCGGGCCGGGAGTCCTCCAGCGCGAGGCACTGCGCCGGATCGACGCCGAGCGCCGCCGCGGCCCGAAGGTACGGCTCCGGGTGCGGCTTGCCGTGCTCGACCTCCTCGGCGGCGATGGTGAAGGCGAACGCCTCCGCCGGAAGGCCGGCCAGCACGGCGTCCGCGAGCGCCCGCGGCGACATCGTCACCAGCGCCGCCGGCACCGCCGCGGCGTGGCAGCGGCGCAGCAGCTCGCGGGTCTCCGGCACGAAGACCGGCCCGGTGCGCAGTCCCGCCATGACGTACGCCGCGAGCCGGTCGATGATGTCCTGGGCCGGCAGGTCGACCCCGCGGTCCTGGAAGAACCGCGCGGTCGCCGGCATGCTGCTGCCGGTGAGCGCCTTGGCCTGCTCGACGCTCCACGGCAGACCGAACCGCGCGAACAGGTCGATCTCGGCCTGGTGCCACAGCGGCTCGGTGTCGACCAGTGTGCCGTCCATGTCGAACAGGACGGCGGCGTAGTCGGCCGGGCTCATGTCGCGAAGTACTTGGCCTCGGGGTGGTGGCACACCAGCGCCGAGGTCGACTGCTCGGGATGCAGCTGGTAGCCCTCGGAGAGCTCCACGCCGATCCGGGACGGCTCGAGCAGGTCGATGAGCTTGGTCTGCTGCTCGAGGTCCGGGCAGGCCGGGTAGCCGAACGCGAACCGGGCACCGCGGTAGCCGAGCTTGAAGAACTCCTCGAGCCGCTTCGGGTCCTCGGCGGCGGCCGAGCGGCCGCCTTCGAAGACCAGCTCGCTGCGGATCCGCTGGTGCCAGTACTCGGCGAGCGCCTCGGTGAGCTGCACCGACAGCCCGTGCAGCTCCATGTACTCGCGGTAGGAGTCGGCGGCGAACAGCCGCGCGGTCTCCTGGGAGATCTTGCCGCCCATCGTGACGATGTCGAAGGCGATCACGTCCGGCCGGCCCTCCGCGTCCGCCTGCTCGCGGCTGCGGAAGAAGTCGGCCAGGCACAGGTGCCGGTCGCGCGGCTGGCGCGGGAAGGTGAACCGGACGCGGTCGGAGCCGTCCTCGTTGAGCACGACGACGTCGTCGCCCTCGGACACGCACGGGAAGTACCCGTACACGACCGCAGCCTCCGACAGGGCGTCGGTGTGGATGCGATCGAGCCATTCCCGCAGCCGCGGGCGGCCCTCCGCCGCGACGAGGTCGTCGTACGACGCCCCGTCGCGCGATCCGCGCAGCCCCCACTGGCCCATGAAGGTGGCCCGCTCGTCGATCATCCCCGAGTAGTCGGCCAGCGGGATGCCCTTGATCACGCGCGATCCCCAGAACGGCGGCTGCGGGACCGGATTGTCGGTGGCGACGTCCGACCGGGCCGGCAGCTGCACCGGCTGCTCGGCGGCCTTGCGCTGCTCGGCGATCCTCAGGGACCGCTCCCGGCGGGCGCGCCGCTCGGCCTTCTTGCGGGCGGCCTCCTCGGACTCGGCGGGGGTGATCAGGCCGCGGCGGACCGCCATGACGTTGTCCATCACCCGCAGCCCCTCGAACGCGTCGCGGGCGTAGTGCACGTCGGACTCGTAGACCTCGTCGAGGTCGTCCTCGACGTACGACCGGGTCAGCGCGGCGCCGCCGAGGATCACCGGGAACCGGTCGGCGAGGCCGCGCGCGTTGAGCTCCTGCAGGTTCTCCTTCATGATGACCGTCGACTTCACCAGGAGCCCGGACATGCCCACCGCGTCGGCGTTGTGCTCGAGCGCGGCGTCGATGATCGTGTTGACCGGCTGCTTGATGCCGAGGTTCACGACGGTGTAGCCGTTGTTGCTCAGGATGATGTCGACGAGGTTCTTGCCGATGTCGTGCACGTCGCCCTTGACGGTCGCCAGCACGATGGTGCCCTTGCCGGCGTCGTCGGTCTTGTCCATGTGCGGCTCGAGGTGCGCGACGGCGGCCTTCATCACCTCGGCCGACTGCAGGACGAACGGCAGCTGCATCTTGCCCGAGCCGAACAGCTCGCCGACCGTCTTCATGCCGTCGAGCAGGAGGTCGTTGATGATCGCCAGCGGCGGCATGCTGCCCATCGCCTCGTCGAGGTCGGCCTCGAGACCGGCCCGCTCGCCGTCGATGATCCGCTGCTTGAGGCGCTCGTCCAGCGGCAGCGCGGCCAGCTGGGCGGCGCGCGACTGGGCGCTGCCGGAGACCTTGACGCCCTCGAAGATCTCCATGAAGCGGGTCAGCGGGTCGTACGCCGGCTCGTCACCCTCGGCCGGCCGGCGCCGGTCGTAGATCAGGTCGAGGGCGATGGTGCGCTGCTCGTCGTCGATCTTGGACATCGGCAGGATCTTGCTGGCGTGCAGGATCGCGCTGTCCAGCCCGGCGTCCTGGCACTCGTTGAGGAACACCGAGTTGAGCACCTGCCGCGCCGCGGGGTTCAGGCCGAACGACACGTTCGACAGCCCGAGGGTGGTGCTCACCTTGGGGTAGGCGGCCTTCAGCGCGCGGATGCCCTCGATGGTCTCCAGCGCGTCGCGGCGGCTCTCCTCCTGCCCGGTGGCGATGGTGAACGTGAGGGTGTCGACCATGATGTCCTCGTGCGCGATGCCCCACCGCTCGTGCAGCTCGTCGATCATGCGGCCGGCGATGCGCACCTTGTCGGCGGCGGTGCGGGCCTGGCCCTCCTCGTCGATCGTGAGCGCGACGACGGCCGCGCCGTGCTCGCGCACGATCGGCAGCAGCCGGGCCCAGCGGGACCCTTCGCCGTCGCCGTCCTCGAGGTTCACCGAGTTGATGATGCAGCGGCCGCCGAGCCGTTCCAGGCCCGCCTCGATGACCGGCACCTCGGTCGAGTCGAGCATGATCGGCAGCGTCGTCGCCGTCGCGAACCGCTCGGCGAGGGTGCTCATGTCGGCCGCGCCGTCCCGACCGACGTAGTCGACGCACAGGTCGATGACGTGCGAGCCGTCGCGGGCGAGGCCCTTGGCCACCTCGACGCAATCGTCGAGGCGGCCGTCGATGAGCGCCTCGCGGAACGCCTTGCTGCCGTTGGTGTTGGTGCGCTCGCCGATGAGCAGGACGCCGGCGTCCTGCCGGTACGGCACCTGCTGGTAGAGCGAGGAGATGCCCGCCTCGAGCACCGGCTCGCGGGTCGCGGGGGTCAGGCCGGCGACGGCCTCGCGCAGCGCGGAGATGTGCTCCGGGGTGGTGCCGCAGCAGCCGCCGACCATGCTCACGCCGTAGTCGGTGACGAACCGGCGGACGGCCGAGCTGAACGCCTCGGGGCCCAGCGGGTAGACCGCGCCGTCGGGCCCGAGCTCGGGCAGGCCCGCGTTCGGCATCACCGAGATGCGGATCGGAGAGTGCGCGGACAGGTAGCGCAGGTGCTCGCTCATCTCCTCGGGGCCGGTCGCGCAGTTCAGGCCGATGACGTCGATGCCGAGCGCGGTGAGCGCGTTGAGCGCGGCGCCGATCTCCGAGCCCAGCAGCATCGTGCCGGTGGTCTCGACCGTGACATGGCAGATGATCGGGACCTCGTGGCCCCGCTCGGCCATCGCCCGCTTCGCGCCGATGACCGCGCTCTTGGCCTGCAGCAGGTCCTGGCAGGTCTCGATGAGCACGGCGTCGACGCCGCCGTCGAGCAGCCCGGCGACCTGCTGCTGGTAGGCGTCGCGCAGCGTCGTGAACGGGGCGTGCCCGAGGGTGGGCAGCTTGGTGCCGGGACCGATGGAGCCCAGCACGAACCGCGGCTGGTCGTCGGTCGACGCGGCGTCGGCGGCCTCGCGCGCAATCCGCGCGCCGGCCTCCGCGAGCTCGTAGATCCGCTCCGGGATGTCGTACTCGAGGAGGTTCGCGTAGTTCGCGCCGAACGTGTTGGTCTCGATCGCCTGCGCGCCGGCGGCGAGGTAGCGGTCGTGCACCGCGCGGACGACGTCCGGCCGCGTCACGTTGAGGATCTCGTTGCAGCCTTCGAGCTGCGCGAAGTCGTCGAGGGAGAGGTCGAAGCCCTGCAGCATCGTGCCCATCGCCCCGTCGGTGACCAGCGGTCCGTTGTCGAGTGCGGTCAGGAACGAGGGGCGAGTTGGTTGCTGCACCTTGCCATTCTATGTGCTGTCGGTGAGCACACTCCGCCGTACGCTGGGGTGATGATGCCCTCAGAGGACTCGCTGCCCGATCTCGTCGCGCCGGTGATGGTGTGCGCGTTCTCGGGCTGGAACGACGCCGGCGAGGCGGCGTCGTCGGCCGTGGAGCATCTCGCGCTCACCTGGGACGCCCGCCCGTACGCCACGCTGGAGGGCGAGGAGTACTACGACTTCCAGGTCAACCGCCCCCAGGTCTCGCTGGTGGACGGCGTGTCGCGCCGCATCACCTGGCCCGGCGTCGACATCAGCATCGCCCGGATGCCGTCCTCCGGGCGCGATCTGGTGCTGGTGAGCGGACCCGAGCCGAACCTGCGCTGGCTGACGTTCTGCGAGGAGATCCTCGACGTGGTCCGCGACCTCGGTGTCGAACGGCTGGTGCTGCTGGGCGGGTTGAGCACGGACAGCCACTTCGAGCGGCGCGTGCCGGTCAGCGGCTCGGCGTGGGATGCGCGGTCCGCCGCCCGCTACGCGCTGGCGGCGACCCGCTACGAGGGTCCCACCGGCGTGACCGGGCTGCTGCACCACCTCGCGGTGCGCAGCGGGTTCGAGGCCGTGTCGTTCTGGGCGGGTACGCCGTACTACGTGTCCGCGCCGGTGTGGTCGCCGGCCACCGTGGCGCTGCTGCGCCGCGTCGAGCAGGTGATCGGTGAGGACATCCCGCTGGGCACGCTCGATCAGCAGGCGGCCGCGTCGATCGACGCGGTCCGCGCGCTGGTGGACGCCGACCCGTCGATGCGTGAGCACATCGACGCGCTGGCCGACGAGCCGGAGATCGACTCGACGACCGCCGACGAGCTGGCGGCCGAGTTCGAGAGATACCTCCGGCGGCACGACGACGACGGCAAGGGCTGAGGAAGCGTCCCCGGCCGTTCACGCCGAATTCACAAACCTGCCGCTCGCGCTCACTAGGTTTCTCAGGGTCTGCACCCCTGGAAGACTTGGAGCCCTCGATGACCGACGCCCGGCCACGGCGCGCATTCCTGCCGCTGTTCACCTCCGCGCACTCGAACCGTTCGTCGCTGACCTGCCGAATGCGGTGTGGCAACGCCTGCGACCACGCCGCCCCGAACACCTCCGGCGGCGAGTACTTCGGCGACATCATGACGGCCGCGCTGTCGCGCCGCCGGATGCTGCAGGCCACGGCTGTCGTCGGTGCCGCCGCGGCCGCCTCGAGCGTGCTCGGCGGCCGAGCGGCGTACGCGGCGCCGTCGGTGGCCGCGCCCGGGCTGCGGTTCACGCCGATCGCGCCGTCCACCGCGGACGCCGTGGTCGTGCCGGCCGGCTATGAGCAGAAGGTCGTCCTGCGGTGGGGCGATCCGATCCTCGCCGGTGCGCCGGCGTTCGACCCCGCCGCCCAGAGCGCCGCCGCACAGCAGGGCCAGTTCGGCTACAACAACGACTTCCTCGGGTTCTTCGATCTCGACGCGTCGACCCAGCTGATGATGGTGAACCACGAGTACACCGACGAATACATCATGTTCCCGGGCTACGACCCGCAGAACCCCACGCGCGAGCAGGTCGAGATCGCGTGGGCCGCGCACGGGCTGTCCGTCGTCGCGGTGCAGGCTGCGACGAAGGGCGGCGCGGAGTCCCCCATCGTCGGGCACCCGAGCAACCGGCGGATCCACACCGGGACCGCGTTCAAGCTCACCGGGCCGGTGGCCGGCCACGACCTCGTCAAGACCGCCGCCGATCCCACGGGCACGACGGTCCTGGGCACGTTGAACAACTGCTCCGGCGGCTTGACGCCGTGGGGCACCTGGCTGACCGCCGAGGAGAACTTCAACCAGTACTTCGCCAACGCCGACCTCGTCACCGACCCGACAGCCAAGGCGCGCCTGAAGCGGTACGGCGTCAGCGGCATGGCGAGCGAGCGCAAGTGGGAGCGCTTCGACGACCGGTTCGACCTCGCGAAGTCGCCCAACGAGGTCAACCGGTTCGGCTGGATCGTCGAGGTGGATCCGTTCGATCCGACGTCCACGCCGAAGAAGCGCACCGCGCTGGGCCGGTTCAAGCACGAGGCGGCGAACGTCCGCGTCGACGACAACGGCCGGGTCGCGGTCTACATGGGCGACGACGAGCGGTTCGACTACTTCTACAAGTTCGTCTCCA contains:
- a CDS encoding RecB family exonuclease; amino-acid sequence: MPQIPAEAPERAVTGSLSPSRAADFKTCPLLYRFRSVDRLPEAPSSAAVRGTVVHAVLERMFDLPRAQRTPSTARDMVEPAWEQIAEAEPELRALFDADHDGTAQATWLASARDLVSTYFELEDPRGFDPTGRELLVETVLDDGLLLRGYVDRLDTAPDGQVRVVDYKTGASPREAFEGKALFQMKFYALVLWRTTGTIPAQLKLMYLSDRDELRYCPDQHELERLERQLAALWAAIEKSLAAREFRPNPSKLCNWCDHKALCPAYGGTPPPFPDEHALSFTINRRTENPTAD
- a CDS encoding N-acyl-D-amino-acid deacylase family protein, with amino-acid sequence MAEFDLVVRGGTVVDGSGAEGFSGDVAVSGGRIVETGTVSGRGRREIDVDGAVVAPGFVDIHTHFDGQATWDSYLQPTSWHGVTTAVMGNCGVGFAPAVPADHQRLIRLMEGVEDIPGVALTEGLAWDWESFPEFLDALERNPHDVDFATQVPHAALRVRAMGSRAASHEIATGEEVAMMAKLAAEAIEAGALGFSTSRTLNHKSSDGELTPSYRAGVDELVAIARAIGETGTGVLQLVSDLPVKDQSEFELVTRMLEASRRPMSISLAQGGPNPDRYKSILAFITEMNERGHTLRGQAGARAIGIILGLECTLHPFMMNPVFKEIAHLPIAEQAARMSDPAMKSRMLAAQTAEKDPNIIGGELIDFYSHMVYLADPPDYEPDLRTQSLANRAFAENRTPEDIAYDIMVEDEGRGKLYAPLLNYGHGNLDAVREMLAHPHTVPGLSDGGAHVGTICDGSFPTTLLQYWVRDRPHGRLSLPFVIARQARATAEAVGLLDRGLLRPGYKADLNVIDMDALHLHRPTVRFDLPAGGRRLLQRADGYRHTFVSGVEVYHDGEATGELPGKLVRGAQSV
- a CDS encoding DUF3349 domain-containing protein, yielding MADNLLTRILGWLRAGYPNGVPRGDYVALLGILHRQLTTTELDQIVDALGRYAEQGKAAIGREDIERVISERTFQNASADDIARVSARLAAGGWPLAGSAAMHRQAEQPDADADAKDGLLTRVTAWLKKGYPAGVPQQDYIPLIALLRRRLSDDDVRDVVELLVADGTIPADRTDIGAAIVRVTDEMPSEPDLRRVREQLGDSELDVPQ
- a CDS encoding inorganic phosphate transporter, producing the protein MTTELIILALVVITALGFDFTNGFHDTGNAMATSIATGALAPKVAVALSAVLNLVGAFLSVEVALTVTNAVIKIQGKDGAPRSEFLADGGHALLLIVLAGLCGGIVWNLLTWLLGLPSSSSHALFGGLIGAAIAGLGLGGVNWSGDGTKLDGVVGKVILPAFLSPLIAVAISAVATWLIHRVTEGVSERYRERGFRWGQIGSASLVSLAHGTNDAQKTMGVITLALLATHEWSDTGSVPLWVKIACALAIALGTYLGGWRIIRTLGKGLVEISAPQGMAAESASAATILASSHLGFALSTTHVATGSILGTGIGRKGAEVRWGVAGRMVAAWLITLPAAAVVGALMWWIGHLIGGLAGPLVVFGLLAALSAYLYRHSRKAPVDAGNVNDAWGSATVPPDGAALGANTRKVAS
- a CDS encoding HAD family hydrolase — protein: MSPADYAAVLFDMDGTLVDTEPLWHQAEIDLFARFGLPWSVEQAKALTGSSMPATARFFQDRGVDLPAQDIIDRLAAYVMAGLRTGPVFVPETRELLRRCHAAAVPAALVTMSPRALADAVLAGLPAEAFAFTIAAEEVEHGKPHPEPYLRAAAALGVDPAQCLALEDSRPGIASALAAGCTVRSVGPLAGTIPGAPPMANVTNTSR
- the metH gene encoding methionine synthase; this translates as MQQPTRPSFLTALDNGPLVTDGAMGTMLQGFDLSLDDFAQLEGCNEILNVTRPDVVRAVHDRYLAAGAQAIETNTFGANYANLLEYDIPERIYELAEAGARIAREAADAASTDDQPRFVLGSIGPGTKLPTLGHAPFTTLRDAYQQQVAGLLDGGVDAVLIETCQDLLQAKSAVIGAKRAMAERGHEVPIICHVTVETTGTMLLGSEIGAALNALTALGIDVIGLNCATGPEEMSEHLRYLSAHSPIRISVMPNAGLPELGPDGAVYPLGPEAFSSAVRRFVTDYGVSMVGGCCGTTPEHISALREAVAGLTPATREPVLEAGISSLYQQVPYRQDAGVLLIGERTNTNGSKAFREALIDGRLDDCVEVAKGLARDGSHVIDLCVDYVGRDGAADMSTLAERFATATTLPIMLDSTEVPVIEAGLERLGGRCIINSVNLEDGDGEGSRWARLLPIVREHGAAVVALTIDEEGQARTAADKVRIAGRMIDELHERWGIAHEDIMVDTLTFTIATGQEESRRDALETIEGIRALKAAYPKVSTTLGLSNVSFGLNPAARQVLNSVFLNECQDAGLDSAILHASKILPMSKIDDEQRTIALDLIYDRRRPAEGDEPAYDPLTRFMEIFEGVKVSGSAQSRAAQLAALPLDERLKQRIIDGERAGLEADLDEAMGSMPPLAIINDLLLDGMKTVGELFGSGKMQLPFVLQSAEVMKAAVAHLEPHMDKTDDAGKGTIVLATVKGDVHDIGKNLVDIILSNNGYTVVNLGIKQPVNTIIDAALEHNADAVGMSGLLVKSTVIMKENLQELNARGLADRFPVILGGAALTRSYVEDDLDEVYESDVHYARDAFEGLRVMDNVMAVRRGLITPAESEEAARKKAERRARRERSLRIAEQRKAAEQPVQLPARSDVATDNPVPQPPFWGSRVIKGIPLADYSGMIDERATFMGQWGLRGSRDGASYDDLVAAEGRPRLREWLDRIHTDALSEAAVVYGYFPCVSEGDDVVVLNEDGSDRVRFTFPRQPRDRHLCLADFFRSREQADAEGRPDVIAFDIVTMGGKISQETARLFAADSYREYMELHGLSVQLTEALAEYWHQRIRSELVFEGGRSAAAEDPKRLEEFFKLGYRGARFAFGYPACPDLEQQTKLIDLLEPSRIGVELSEGYQLHPEQSTSALVCHHPEAKYFAT
- a CDS encoding PAC2 family protein, whose protein sequence is MMPSEDSLPDLVAPVMVCAFSGWNDAGEAASSAVEHLALTWDARPYATLEGEEYYDFQVNRPQVSLVDGVSRRITWPGVDISIARMPSSGRDLVLVSGPEPNLRWLTFCEEILDVVRDLGVERLVLLGGLSTDSHFERRVPVSGSAWDARSAARYALAATRYEGPTGVTGLLHHLAVRSGFEAVSFWAGTPYYVSAPVWSPATVALLRRVEQVIGEDIPLGTLDQQAAASIDAVRALVDADPSMREHIDALADEPEIDSTTADELAAEFERYLRRHDDDGKG
- a CDS encoding PhoX family protein, with the protein product MTDARPRRAFLPLFTSAHSNRSSLTCRMRCGNACDHAAPNTSGGEYFGDIMTAALSRRRMLQATAVVGAAAAASSVLGGRAAYAAPSVAAPGLRFTPIAPSTADAVVVPAGYEQKVVLRWGDPILAGAPAFDPAAQSAAAQQGQFGYNNDFLGFFDLDASTQLMMVNHEYTDEYIMFPGYDPQNPTREQVEIAWAAHGLSVVAVQAATKGGAESPIVGHPSNRRIHTGTAFKLTGPVAGHDLVKTAADPTGTTVLGTLNNCSGGLTPWGTWLTAEENFNQYFANADLVTDPTAKARLKRYGVSGMASERKWERFDDRFDLAKSPNEVNRFGWIVEVDPFDPTSTPKKRTALGRFKHEAANVRVDDNGRVAVYMGDDERFDYFYKFVSNGTVDTSGTAAARANNAGLLDDGTLYVARFSGSSPAAEIDGTGTLPTDGHFDGSGTWIKLASGSTSFVPGMSAEEVYLFTRQAGDAVGATKMDRPEDVEPHPITGTVYIALTNNTKRTTADEANPRTANKHGHVMEVMENGNASTAESFSWSIFLLCGDPNDPSTYFAGADKSKVSPISCPDNVTFDKYGNLWISTDGNQLGAHDRLYGVATEGKYRGEVRQFLSVPTGAETCGPWVGDERVFVCVQHPGETDDASYETPSSHWPDGGSSIPRPSVVGVWNTAKNGKVGF